The following are from one region of the Streptomyces tuirus genome:
- a CDS encoding metal ABC transporter permease has translation MDFLDYAFMQRALLAAVLVGITAPAVGIYLVQRRQALMGDGIGHVAMTGVGLGFLLTWSPVWMATLVSVLGAVLMELIRWYGKTRGDIALAMLFYGGMAGGVMFINLAPTGSNANLTSYLFGSLSTVSQSDVTAICVLAAFVVLVTLGLRRQLFAVSQDEEFARVTGLPVRVLNLLTAVTAAVTVTVAMRVVGLLLVSALMVVPVAAAQQIARSFAATFAIAVAIGVSVTIGGTVTSYYQDVPPGATIVLLTIGAFIVLTALAAPLARRRARAAAASDTTADPAECAIPGSRTAADEVGV, from the coding sequence ATGGACTTCCTCGACTACGCCTTCATGCAGCGGGCGCTGCTCGCCGCCGTCCTGGTCGGCATCACCGCCCCCGCGGTGGGGATCTACCTGGTCCAGCGCCGCCAGGCCCTGATGGGCGACGGCATCGGCCATGTGGCGATGACCGGCGTCGGCCTCGGCTTCCTGCTGACCTGGTCCCCGGTGTGGATGGCGACCCTCGTCTCCGTCCTCGGCGCGGTCCTCATGGAGCTGATCCGCTGGTACGGCAAGACCCGCGGCGACATCGCCCTCGCCATGCTGTTCTATGGCGGCATGGCGGGCGGTGTGATGTTCATCAACCTCGCGCCGACGGGCTCCAACGCCAACCTGACGTCGTACCTGTTCGGCTCCCTGTCGACGGTGTCCCAGTCGGACGTCACCGCGATCTGCGTCCTGGCCGCGTTCGTCGTGCTGGTCACCCTCGGTCTGCGGCGGCAACTGTTCGCGGTCAGCCAGGACGAGGAGTTCGCCCGGGTGACGGGCCTGCCGGTGCGGGTCCTGAACCTGCTGACGGCCGTCACCGCGGCCGTCACGGTGACCGTGGCGATGCGGGTCGTCGGCCTGCTGCTGGTCAGTGCGCTGATGGTGGTGCCGGTCGCGGCCGCCCAGCAGATCGCCCGCAGCTTCGCCGCCACGTTCGCCATCGCCGTCGCCATCGGCGTCAGCGTGACGATCGGCGGCACGGTCACCTCGTACTACCAGGATGTGCCGCCCGGCGCGACGATCGTGCTGCTGACCATCGGCGCGTTCATCGTGCTGACGGCGCTCGCGGCCCCGCTGGCCCGGCGCCGCGCCCGCGCGGCGGCGGCCTCGGACACGACGGCCGACCCCGCCGAGTGCGCGATCCCGGGCAGCCGGACGGCGGCCGACGAAGTCGGCGTCTGA
- a CDS encoding Fur family transcriptional regulator: MTTAGPSVKGRATKQRAAVAAALQEVDEFRSAQELHDMLKHKGDSVGLTTVYRTLQSLADAGEVDVLRTADGESVYRRCSTDDHHHHLVCRGCGKAVEVEGPAVEKWAESIAAEHGYVNVAHTVEIFGTCAECAGASGG, encoded by the coding sequence GTGACGACCGCTGGACCGTCCGTGAAGGGCCGCGCCACCAAGCAGCGGGCCGCTGTTGCGGCGGCCCTGCAGGAGGTCGACGAGTTCCGCAGCGCGCAGGAACTGCACGACATGCTCAAGCACAAGGGCGACTCGGTCGGGCTCACCACGGTCTACCGCACGCTGCAGTCCCTCGCCGACGCCGGTGAGGTCGACGTCCTGCGCACGGCCGACGGTGAGTCGGTGTACCGGCGCTGCTCCACCGACGACCATCACCACCACCTCGTGTGCCGCGGGTGCGGCAAGGCCGTGGAGGTCGAGGGGCCGGCGGTGGAGAAGTGGGCCGAGTCCATCGCCGCGGAGCACGGGTATGTGAACGTGGCTCATACGGTGGAGATTTTCGGGACCTGTGCGGAGTGCGCGGGGGCCTCCGGCGGTTGA
- a CDS encoding MFS transporter encodes MGSTAVGAPRRTTKQAGVFIAASLALLCIQLDFFALNLAIPGIADELDTTVSAAQWTLSAYMLAIGCLFIVGGRLGDLLGRRPVLLAGTGLFAAASVGCALAPSLGVLVVARIVQGAGAALIFPVSVSVITNAFPEETRARALGAMFGIANVGTALGPFVGGGFTDGPGWRWIFWLLVPLSALSLLIALRYVPDSRDESAPRQIDLAGCLAVVTSLAALTLAVERGSAWGWDHARTLALFGTAVVAGALFVLRERTCRHPLVDFRLFRNIRFDLVTVMGSVANMGYAVTVFLATLQLQQVRGLSAILSGTVFLAPAVMVACAGPIGAWLSGRMRATSVMALAGTIAGTGMIGLSFAWSWWVYLPVFTWCALGLGLGWTFASVATQQVVRPERAGEASGVVLTALVTLGAIGLAATAAAITSLTPETGPEDAYDLILRVGGTVILASTALSLLVRRRLGARGA; translated from the coding sequence ATGGGTTCGACCGCCGTCGGCGCGCCCCGGCGGACCACGAAACAGGCCGGGGTCTTCATCGCGGCCTCACTGGCCCTGCTCTGCATCCAGCTGGACTTCTTCGCGCTCAACCTGGCCATCCCCGGGATCGCCGACGAGCTGGACACGACCGTCTCCGCGGCGCAGTGGACGCTGTCCGCCTACATGCTCGCGATCGGCTGCCTGTTCATCGTCGGCGGGCGGCTGGGCGATCTGCTCGGCCGGCGTCCGGTCCTGCTGGCCGGGACCGGGCTGTTCGCCGCCGCCTCCGTCGGCTGCGCCCTCGCGCCGAGCCTCGGTGTGCTCGTCGTGGCCCGGATCGTGCAGGGCGCGGGCGCGGCGCTGATCTTCCCCGTGTCGGTCTCCGTGATCACCAACGCCTTTCCCGAGGAGACCCGGGCCAGGGCACTCGGGGCGATGTTCGGGATCGCCAACGTCGGCACCGCCCTCGGACCGTTCGTCGGCGGCGGCTTCACCGACGGTCCGGGCTGGCGGTGGATCTTCTGGCTGCTGGTCCCGCTCAGCGCCCTCTCCCTGCTGATCGCCCTGCGGTACGTCCCCGACTCGCGGGACGAGAGCGCCCCGCGCCAGATCGACCTGGCGGGCTGTCTGGCCGTCGTGACGAGCCTGGCCGCCCTGACCCTGGCCGTGGAGCGGGGGAGCGCCTGGGGCTGGGACCACGCCCGCACGCTCGCCCTGTTCGGGACCGCCGTGGTGGCCGGCGCTCTGTTCGTGCTGAGGGAGCGGACCTGCCGGCATCCGCTGGTCGACTTCCGGCTGTTCCGCAACATCCGCTTCGACCTCGTCACCGTGATGGGGTCGGTCGCCAACATGGGCTACGCCGTCACCGTGTTCCTCGCCACGCTCCAGTTGCAGCAGGTGCGCGGCCTGTCGGCGATCCTGTCCGGCACGGTCTTCCTCGCCCCGGCCGTGATGGTCGCCTGCGCCGGGCCCATCGGCGCCTGGCTGTCCGGCCGGATGCGCGCCACCAGCGTGATGGCCCTGGCCGGGACCATCGCCGGCACCGGCATGATCGGGCTGAGCTTCGCCTGGTCCTGGTGGGTCTACCTGCCCGTCTTCACCTGGTGCGCGCTCGGGCTGGGCCTCGGCTGGACCTTCGCCAGCGTCGCCACCCAGCAGGTCGTCCGGCCCGAACGCGCCGGAGAGGCCTCGGGCGTGGTCCTCACCGCCCTCGTCACGCTCGGCGCCATCGGCCTGGCGGCCACCGCGGCGGCCATCACCTCGCTCACCCCCGAGACCGGCCCGGAGGACGCCTACGACCTCATCCTGCGCGTCGGCGGCACCGTGATCCTGGCGTCCACCGCCCTGTCCCTGCTCGTTCGCCGCCGGCTCGGCGCCCGGGGCGCCTAG
- a CDS encoding isoprenyl transferase gives MAVRGILGRQRREYRTPEPHPSGARPPKIPGEFVPQHVAIVMDGNGRWAKDRGLPRTEGHKVGAERVLDVLQGAIEMGVGAISLYAFSTENWKRSPDEVRFLMNFNRDFIRKTRDQLDELGIRVRWVGRMPKLWRSVAKELQIAQEQTKDNDRLTLYFCMNYGGRAEIADAAKAMAEDVRSGKLDPSKVSEKTFAKYMYYPDMPDVDLFLRPSGEQRTSNYLIWQSAYAEMVFQDVLWPDFDRRDLWRACLEFASRDRRFGGAVPNEELLAMEGEQQ, from the coding sequence ATGGCCGTACGCGGGATCCTGGGGCGCCAGCGCCGGGAGTACAGGACGCCGGAGCCGCACCCGTCCGGCGCGCGGCCCCCGAAGATCCCCGGGGAGTTCGTACCGCAGCATGTGGCGATCGTCATGGACGGCAACGGCCGCTGGGCCAAGGACCGCGGGCTGCCGCGCACCGAGGGGCACAAGGTCGGCGCCGAGCGCGTGCTGGACGTGCTCCAGGGGGCCATCGAGATGGGCGTGGGCGCCATCTCCCTCTACGCCTTCTCCACCGAGAACTGGAAGCGCTCGCCCGACGAGGTGCGCTTCCTGATGAACTTCAACCGGGACTTCATCCGCAAGACCCGCGACCAGCTCGACGAGCTGGGCATCCGGGTGCGCTGGGTCGGCCGGATGCCCAAGCTGTGGCGCTCGGTCGCCAAGGAGCTGCAGATCGCTCAGGAGCAGACCAAGGACAACGACCGGCTGACCCTGTACTTCTGCATGAACTACGGCGGCCGGGCCGAGATCGCCGACGCGGCCAAGGCCATGGCGGAGGACGTCAGGAGCGGGAAGCTCGACCCCTCCAAGGTCAGCGAGAAGACCTTCGCGAAGTACATGTACTACCCGGACATGCCGGACGTGGACCTGTTCCTGCGACCCAGCGGCGAGCAGCGCACCTCCAACTACCTGATCTGGCAGAGCGCCTACGCCGAGATGGTCTTCCAGGACGTGCTGTGGCCGGACTTCGACCGGCGTGACCTGTGGCGGGCCTGCCTGGAGTTCGCCTCGCGGGACCGGCGCTTCGGCGGGGCCGTCCCGAACGAGGAGCTGCTGGCCATGGAGGGCGAGCAGCAGTAG
- the recO gene encoding DNA repair protein RecO: MSLFRDDGIVLRTQKLGEADRIITLLTRGHGRVRAVARGVRRTKSKFGARLEPFSHVDVQFFAKGSELVGRGLPLCTQSETIAPYGGGIVTDYARYTAGTVMLETAERFTDHEGEPAVQQYLLLVGGLRTLARGEHAPHLVLDAFLLRSLAVNGYAPSFTDCAKCGMPGPNRFFSVASGGSVCVDCRVPGSVVPSPQALELLGALLTGDWETADACEARYVREGSGLVSAYLHWHMERGLRSLRYVEK; encoded by the coding sequence ATGAGTCTGTTCCGCGACGACGGCATCGTGCTGCGCACCCAGAAGCTGGGTGAGGCGGACCGGATCATCACGCTGCTCACGCGCGGTCACGGCCGGGTACGCGCGGTGGCCCGGGGCGTGCGCCGGACGAAGTCGAAGTTCGGTGCGCGTCTCGAGCCGTTCTCCCATGTCGACGTGCAGTTCTTCGCCAAGGGGAGCGAGCTGGTCGGGCGGGGGCTGCCGCTGTGCACCCAGAGCGAGACCATCGCGCCGTACGGCGGCGGGATCGTCACCGACTACGCCCGGTACACGGCCGGGACCGTCATGCTGGAGACAGCCGAGCGGTTCACCGATCATGAGGGGGAGCCGGCCGTGCAGCAGTACCTGCTGCTGGTCGGCGGGCTGCGGACCCTCGCCCGGGGCGAGCACGCACCGCACCTCGTGCTCGACGCGTTCCTGCTCCGCTCCCTCGCCGTCAACGGATACGCCCCGAGCTTCACCGACTGCGCGAAGTGCGGTATGCCCGGACCCAACCGGTTCTTCTCGGTCGCCTCGGGCGGATCCGTCTGCGTGGACTGCCGCGTCCCCGGCAGCGTCGTACCCTCGCCCCAGGCCCTGGAACTCCTCGGCGCCCTGCTTACGGGAGACTGGGAGACCGCGGACGCGTGCGAGGCGCGCTACGTCCGGGAGGGCAGCGGGCTGGTGTCCGCGTATCTGCACTGGCACATGGAGCGCGGGCTGCGCTCCCTGCGCTACGTCGAGAAGTAG
- a CDS encoding protein-tyrosine phosphatase family protein produces the protein MSELWSESDTGVLRLPSGRLVRGRGLRHPLAPGPPLPSYTLHLLGGQPPDVAWESGWIRWPDFRLPSDREAARALLTGAWERAVGERVEIACGGGRGRTGTALACLAVLDGVPGAEAVAYVRRHYDRHAVETPWQRRYVRRFGEG, from the coding sequence GTGAGCGAGCTGTGGAGCGAGAGCGACACCGGTGTCCTGCGCCTGCCGTCCGGCCGGCTGGTCCGGGGACGGGGCCTCCGCCACCCCCTGGCCCCCGGCCCGCCCCTTCCCTCCTACACCCTCCACCTCCTCGGCGGGCAACCCCCCGACGTCGCCTGGGAGTCGGGCTGGATCCGCTGGCCGGACTTCCGCCTCCCGTCGGACCGGGAGGCCGCCCGTGCCCTGCTGACCGGGGCGTGGGAACGGGCCGTCGGGGAGCGGGTGGAGATCGCCTGCGGCGGAGGGCGCGGCCGCACGGGCACGGCGCTGGCCTGCCTGGCGGTGCTGGACGGGGTGCCGGGGGCGGAGGCGGTGGCCTACGTCCGGCGGCACTACGACCGGCATGCGGTGGAAACGCCCTGGCAGCGGCGGTACGTGCGCCGGTTCGGGGAGGGGTGA
- a CDS encoding FadR/GntR family transcriptional regulator → MRRMSEEPRTSRIQRQVVQLILDRRLTAGAPLPTEAALMADLGVSRNSVREALKALQALDIVEVRHGYGTYVGRASLTPLVDGLTFRALARHDDDTAALAEILQVREVLEEGLIRRVATTATEAELDRLEEVVARMESARGTGRSFPELDREFHEVLYASLGNDLVPQLLAAFWTVFRRVSGARGLPGDPLPGITARRHRDIVTALRARDVEGAQRAMAVHFRGIEARAGRGVGRIRHGAGEGGA, encoded by the coding sequence ATGCGGCGCATGTCCGAGGAGCCCAGGACCAGCCGGATACAGCGCCAGGTCGTCCAGCTCATCCTCGACCGCAGACTCACCGCCGGTGCACCGCTGCCCACCGAGGCCGCGCTGATGGCGGACCTCGGTGTCAGCCGCAACTCCGTCCGCGAGGCGCTCAAGGCCCTCCAGGCCCTCGACATCGTCGAGGTCAGACACGGCTACGGCACCTATGTCGGCCGGGCCTCCCTCACCCCGCTCGTCGACGGCCTGACCTTCCGCGCCCTGGCCCGCCACGACGACGACACCGCCGCCCTCGCCGAGATCCTCCAGGTGCGCGAGGTGCTGGAGGAGGGCCTGATCCGCCGGGTCGCCACGACCGCCACCGAGGCGGAACTGGACCGGCTGGAGGAGGTGGTGGCCCGCATGGAGTCCGCCCGGGGCACGGGCCGCTCCTTCCCCGAACTCGACCGCGAGTTCCACGAGGTGCTGTACGCGTCCCTGGGCAACGACCTCGTCCCCCAGCTCCTCGCCGCGTTCTGGACGGTCTTCCGCCGGGTGTCCGGGGCGCGCGGCCTGCCCGGCGACCCGCTCCCCGGGATCACGGCCCGGCGCCACCGCGACATCGTCACGGCGCTGCGGGCCCGCGATGTGGAGGGGGCGCAGCGGGCGATGGCGGTGCACTTCCGGGGGATCGAGGCGCGGGCGGGGCGGGGGGTGGGCCGAATCCGTCACGGGGCGGGCGAAGGCGGCGCATGA
- a CDS encoding ABC transporter substrate-binding protein, whose protein sequence is MRDETPDVPALHRRSFLKYTGALGAAAAVSASLSACSSGPESTNDTGTGSGRDRTLTAVIGYGNDGSWDPTQTASAFCMAANHHIYEGLLDTDPISREPYAALATEVPKDPDSTSWRFALRPGATFHDGKPVTADDVVFVFQRILDPDTQTLAKGFFASWLKEVRKIDARTVELVLKFPFPDGLSRLTLAKIMPKHVFSEPGAWDDAIKGKAIGSGPYRQTAHHPKSNTTFEAFDGYNGPRKPAFRKMNWLTIVDAAPRVAKISGSSAGAQIADNIPYANIGRLESGGLTVGGGAGMNNLFLMFNTEHKPFDDVRVRQALHYAIDTEKMVEVALKGHGKPSSSFLDESNPSYRRAKTVYDHDPDKAKALLKAAGVKGLSIEILAVNVSWIVDCLPTVKASWDAIGVRTTLSPQETTAVFTKMDQKQDYQVVAAASNPNQFGLDADLIMHYNYGPENLWMQYTRWAGNSVAKALFRDMDRATREPDPAKKKAMVQDYIDVVAEQAVLYPVVHNELMTAWNPARLSGIRAQPYPGINLLQAKWA, encoded by the coding sequence GTGCGCGACGAGACCCCCGACGTGCCGGCGCTGCACCGCCGGTCGTTCCTGAAGTACACCGGCGCCCTGGGCGCGGCCGCCGCCGTCTCCGCGTCGCTGTCGGCCTGTTCGTCCGGGCCGGAGTCCACCAACGACACCGGTACGGGCAGTGGCCGGGACCGGACCCTCACCGCGGTGATCGGCTACGGCAACGACGGCAGCTGGGACCCCACCCAGACGGCGTCCGCGTTCTGCATGGCCGCCAACCACCACATCTACGAGGGCCTGCTGGACACGGATCCGATCTCCCGTGAGCCGTACGCGGCCCTGGCGACCGAGGTGCCGAAGGACCCGGACAGCACGTCGTGGAGGTTCGCTCTGCGGCCGGGCGCGACGTTCCACGACGGCAAGCCCGTCACCGCCGACGACGTGGTGTTCGTGTTCCAGCGGATCCTCGACCCGGACACCCAGACCCTCGCCAAGGGCTTCTTCGCGAGCTGGCTGAAGGAGGTCCGGAAGATCGACGCGCGGACCGTGGAGCTGGTGCTGAAGTTCCCCTTCCCCGACGGGCTTTCACGGCTGACGCTCGCCAAGATCATGCCGAAGCACGTGTTCTCCGAGCCGGGCGCCTGGGACGACGCCATCAAGGGCAAGGCCATCGGCTCGGGGCCGTACCGGCAGACCGCCCACCATCCGAAGTCGAACACGACCTTCGAGGCGTTCGACGGCTACAACGGCCCGCGCAAGCCCGCCTTCCGGAAGATGAACTGGCTGACGATCGTGGACGCGGCGCCCCGCGTCGCGAAGATCTCGGGGTCGAGCGCGGGGGCGCAGATCGCGGACAACATCCCGTACGCCAACATCGGCCGGCTGGAGAGCGGCGGTCTCACCGTCGGCGGCGGGGCCGGGATGAACAACCTGTTCCTGATGTTCAACACCGAGCACAAGCCCTTCGACGACGTGCGGGTGCGCCAGGCCCTGCACTACGCCATCGACACCGAGAAGATGGTGGAGGTCGCGCTCAAGGGCCACGGGAAGCCGTCGAGTTCCTTCCTCGACGAGAGCAACCCCTCCTACCGCCGGGCCAAGACCGTCTACGACCACGACCCGGACAAGGCGAAGGCGCTGCTGAAGGCGGCCGGGGTCAAGGGGCTGAGCATCGAGATCCTCGCGGTGAACGTCAGCTGGATCGTGGACTGCCTGCCGACCGTCAAGGCCTCCTGGGACGCGATCGGGGTCCGCACGACCCTGTCCCCGCAGGAGACCACGGCCGTCTTCACCAAGATGGACCAGAAGCAGGACTACCAGGTCGTCGCCGCCGCCTCGAACCCCAACCAGTTCGGGCTCGACGCCGATCTGATCATGCATTACAACTACGGGCCCGAGAACCTGTGGATGCAGTACACGCGGTGGGCCGGCAACTCCGTCGCCAAGGCGCTCTTCAGGGACATGGACCGGGCCACCCGGGAGCCGGACCCGGCGAAGAAGAAGGCGATGGTCCAGGACTACATCGACGTCGTCGCCGAGCAGGCCGTGCTCTACCCGGTCGTCCACAACGAGCTGATGACCGCCTGGAACCCGGCGCGGCTCAGCGGGATAAGGGCACAGCCCTACCCGGGCATCAATCTCCTCCAGGCCAAGTGGGCCTAG
- a CDS encoding ABC transporter permease, producing MTAVLRILLRRVALLVPLTLGIVLFVFLVMRFSDVDPASAFFQGANPTPRQLHDFREEHGLLDPLPVRYADFVAALLHGDLGTSALTRAPVIDQVTTALPLTLQLTFLGLGIAVVLSLVGGVTAAIHRDRLPDQIIRVVSLTGVAAPGFWLALLMIQYLAVDLGWFPTGGYINPADSFTGWLRTMTLPALALSLPVAAQLTRIVRTAVVEELDKDYVRTAIGSGLPPRVVVGRNVLRNALINPLTVLGLRVGYLLGGAVVIETIFSLPGMGKLMIDAVKNGDPAVVQGVVLTTAAGFVVVNLVIDVLYLLVNPRLRDATP from the coding sequence ATGACGGCCGTCCTGCGGATCCTGCTCCGCCGTGTCGCCCTGCTCGTGCCGCTGACGCTCGGGATCGTGCTGTTCGTGTTCCTGGTGATGCGGTTCTCGGACGTCGATCCGGCGTCCGCGTTCTTCCAGGGCGCCAATCCGACGCCGCGGCAACTGCACGACTTCCGCGAGGAGCACGGCCTGCTCGATCCGCTGCCGGTGCGCTACGCGGACTTCGTCGCCGCCCTGCTCCACGGCGACCTGGGCACCAGCGCGCTGACCCGGGCACCGGTGATCGACCAGGTCACCACCGCGCTGCCGCTCACCCTCCAGCTGACGTTCCTGGGCCTCGGCATCGCGGTCGTGCTGTCCCTGGTGGGCGGGGTGACCGCGGCGATCCACCGGGACCGGCTGCCCGACCAGATCATCCGGGTCGTGTCGCTGACCGGGGTCGCCGCGCCCGGCTTCTGGCTGGCCCTGCTGATGATCCAGTACCTGGCGGTCGACCTGGGCTGGTTCCCGACCGGCGGCTACATCAACCCGGCCGACTCCTTCACCGGCTGGCTGAGGACCATGACCCTGCCGGCCCTGGCGCTGTCGCTGCCGGTGGCGGCGCAGCTGACCCGGATCGTGCGCACGGCCGTGGTGGAGGAACTGGACAAGGACTATGTGCGCACGGCGATCGGGAGCGGCCTGCCGCCGCGGGTGGTCGTCGGGCGGAACGTGCTGCGCAACGCGCTCATCAACCCGCTCACCGTGCTCGGGCTGCGCGTCGGCTATCTGCTGGGCGGCGCGGTCGTCATCGAGACGATCTTCTCGCTGCCCGGCATGGGCAAGTTGATGATCGACGCCGTGAAGAACGGCGATCCGGCCGTCGTGCAGGGCGTGGTGCTGACGACGGCGGCCGGGTTCGTCGTCGTGAACCTCGTCATCGACGTCCTGTATCTGCTGGTCAACCCGCGACTGAGGGACGCCACCCCATGA
- a CDS encoding dipeptide/oligopeptide/nickel ABC transporter permease/ATP-binding protein, which produces MMTRESLTAELSRPGIRLRGWRRLPPLSKAAVCFLAVVVLMALLAPLLAPHDPLDQQPPADGTGHPSAGHWMGQDSLGRDILSRLMYGARWSLAIGLGATGLALVAGALLGAVAATSRKAVDETLMRCLDVVMAFPGIALAAVLVAVFGGGITVLICAIAFLFTPPVARVVRANVLDQYGEDYVTAERVIGARTPHIVLRHVAVNCAAPVLVFCTVQVAEAVVFEASLSFIGAGVRPPDPSWGSVIADGKNLVLTGGWWATVFPGLLMLVTVLSLNILSEGVSDAWAVPAAREVDAREDDDPLEAPEPGSGEVLPLPGLAAAARRLRARARPLPQGRQPVLAVENLTVGFEGRHGGVDIVDGVSFEVLPGEVLGLVGESGCGKSLTALAIMGLQPKGARIGGQVRFHQRDLLAEPMRVRRRLLGHEMAMIYQDALSSLNPAMTIRAQLTQVVRRGGRRTPAELLTLVGLDPDRTLRSYPHELSGGQRQRVLIAMALSRDPTLIVADEPTTALDVTVQAQVMELLLRLRAELGFALILVSHDLALVADVTDRVVVMYGGQIVETGVTADLVEAPAHHYTRGLLGSVLSLESAAERMTQIKGVVPSPADFPAGCRFADRCPLASETCRTTPPGPLGTPTHTAACHHPAIDLATSEVVT; this is translated from the coding sequence ATGATGACCCGCGAGAGTCTCACAGCGGAGCTGTCCCGGCCCGGCATCCGGCTGCGCGGCTGGCGCAGGCTGCCGCCGCTGTCGAAGGCCGCCGTGTGCTTCCTGGCGGTCGTCGTCCTGATGGCGTTGCTCGCGCCGCTCCTCGCCCCGCACGACCCGCTCGACCAGCAGCCGCCGGCCGACGGCACCGGGCATCCGTCGGCCGGGCACTGGATGGGCCAGGACAGCCTCGGCCGGGACATCCTCAGCCGGCTGATGTACGGGGCGCGCTGGTCGCTGGCGATCGGGCTCGGCGCGACCGGGCTGGCCCTGGTGGCCGGGGCGCTGCTGGGGGCGGTCGCGGCGACCTCGCGCAAGGCGGTCGACGAGACGCTGATGCGCTGTCTTGACGTGGTGATGGCGTTCCCGGGCATCGCGCTGGCCGCCGTGCTGGTGGCCGTGTTCGGCGGCGGCATCACCGTGCTGATCTGCGCGATCGCGTTCCTGTTCACGCCACCGGTGGCGCGGGTGGTCCGGGCGAACGTCCTCGACCAGTACGGCGAGGACTATGTGACGGCGGAACGGGTGATCGGCGCGCGGACCCCGCACATCGTGCTGCGGCACGTGGCGGTCAACTGCGCGGCGCCGGTGCTGGTGTTCTGCACGGTCCAGGTCGCCGAGGCGGTCGTGTTCGAGGCGTCGCTGTCGTTCATCGGAGCGGGCGTACGGCCGCCCGACCCGTCCTGGGGCAGTGTCATCGCGGACGGCAAGAACCTGGTGCTGACCGGCGGCTGGTGGGCGACGGTGTTCCCCGGGCTGCTGATGCTGGTGACGGTGCTCTCGCTGAACATCCTGTCCGAGGGCGTGTCCGACGCGTGGGCGGTTCCGGCGGCCCGGGAGGTGGACGCACGGGAGGACGACGACCCCCTGGAGGCCCCGGAGCCGGGCAGCGGCGAGGTGCTGCCGCTGCCGGGCCTCGCGGCCGCCGCGAGGCGGCTCCGCGCGCGGGCCCGTCCCCTCCCCCAAGGGCGCCAACCGGTCCTCGCGGTCGAGAACCTCACCGTCGGCTTCGAGGGCCGACACGGCGGGGTGGACATCGTCGACGGCGTCAGCTTCGAGGTGCTCCCCGGTGAAGTCCTGGGCCTGGTGGGCGAGTCGGGCTGCGGGAAGTCGCTCACCGCACTGGCGATCATGGGGCTCCAGCCGAAGGGAGCGCGGATCGGCGGCCAGGTCCGTTTCCACCAGCGGGACCTGCTCGCCGAGCCCATGCGCGTGCGCCGCAGGCTGCTCGGCCACGAGATGGCGATGATCTACCAGGACGCGCTGTCGTCCCTCAACCCCGCGATGACGATCCGCGCCCAGCTCACACAGGTCGTACGCCGGGGAGGCCGCCGTACCCCCGCCGAACTCCTCACCCTGGTCGGCCTCGACCCCGACCGCACCCTGCGCAGCTATCCGCACGAACTCTCCGGCGGCCAGCGCCAACGCGTCCTGATCGCCATGGCCCTGTCCCGCGACCCGACACTGATCGTCGCCGACGAGCCGACCACCGCCCTCGACGTGACCGTGCAGGCGCAGGTCATGGAGCTGCTGCTGCGGCTGCGTGCGGAGCTGGGCTTCGCGCTGATCCTCGTCTCGCACGACCTGGCGCTGGTCGCGGACGTCACCGACCGGGTGGTGGTGATGTACGGCGGGCAGATCGTGGAGACGGGCGTGACCGCCGACCTGGTGGAGGCCCCGGCGCACCACTACACACGCGGGCTGCTCGGCAGTGTGCTGTCGCTGGAGTCGGCGGCCGAGCGGATGACGCAGATCAAGGGCGTCGTGCCGTCCCCGGCGGACTTCCCGGCGGGCTGCCGCTTCGCCGACCGCTGCCCGCTCGCCAGCGAGACCTGCCGTACGACGCCCCCCGGCCCGCTGGGCACGCCGACGCACACGGCGGCCTGTCACCACCCCGCGATCGACCTGGCCACCTCGGAGGTCGTGACATGA